The Alkalilimnicola sp. S0819 genome includes a window with the following:
- a CDS encoding putative Ig domain-containing protein: protein MNGLGLGRKGGLWGRVLLVLAVALSQVSAVTAEETVCAQVKIEIKQELTLERQAFDAHMRIINGLDTIPLENMAINVTFTDENGDAVLASSDPDATDAKFFIRIDSMEGVDSVTDGTIAAGATADIHWLIIPAPGASDGIPSGKLYFAGANLEYTFGGESQRTEVVPDTIYVKPMPQLTLDYFLTQEVYADDAFTPEIEPAEPFTLGVRVANNGTGTAQALKIDSAQPRIIENEQGLLIGFKILDSQVNDQPYAPTLLVNFGDIPANDASVGRWNMVTTLSGEFVDFSAEFTHADELGGALTSLLDATNTHFLIHDVLVDLPGRDGVRDFLADDGDALRVYESDNVDTVVADHSGSASLSFMRSSDGDSYYTLTTPPEAGFLYAKLPDPFNGSKRIKAVLRSDGKRLATANAWLSRTRRDDQGWDRYVNLFDAATGGSYTVIFSDRAETPQAPVLQFVADRTTHEGKPLGFLVEASDPNGTTPTLTASGLPEGASFADQGDGSGLFQWTPAEGQAGSYPVSFTASDGALSAERSATLTVNPAWDTDGDGMDDAWELEHFGTLDRDGTGDFDGDGISDLDEYRNGTDPTAAPADNLPGETGVLLAGSDWQPLSLENAASAPVILLGAASAYDAEPGVVQLRGNTTDGYELRFAEWAYLDGEHAPETVAYLALEPGRYRLSDGSTWEVGLVSSAAPGEWRSHGFAESFGAAPSVFLTAQTTANGQPVSLRARNVSAEGFELGLVQESGSAQPGVAEQVGYLAVYSPSGSGQATVGETAQDYQLHSVAMDHTVQNLAGASLWLQEEQADDDEQTHLAETVAVLKLARGVFAQSNSVAEDDPAVVRRQGPADSDNDGLPEVYEYTQGLDPYDAADAALDPDGDSLTNLAEYNAGTDPQVADTDGDGYFDGSDAFPLDVAEWLDTDGDGIGDNTDEDDDGDGLPDSYETAHGLDPKDASDALRDADGDGLTSLAEYQTGTDPSMADTDGDGSNDGSDAFPLNAEEWADTDGDGTGNNADTDDDNDGLTDEYELANGMDPLDATDADADLDGDGLTSRTEAELGTDPTVADTDGDGAVDGADAFPLNPAEWLDTDGDGVGNNADADDDNDTLPDAYELAEGLDPLDPSDAQADPDGDGLTSVQEMALGTKPLTADTDGDGYTDGIDVFPLNPSEWADNDQDGIGNNADTDDDNDGLSDAYEAAHGMDPYDAGDAGADLDGDGLTSLEEFQRGTHPTKADTDGDGHHDGLDVFPLDETEWLDTDGDGIGNNADTDDDGDGLPDAYESANGLDPLDAADATADPDGDTLDNTTEYQRGTDPQRADTDGDGHNDNVDAFPLDEAEWGDNDGDGTGDNADADDDNDGLPDTYETAHGLDPLDAADATADGDSDGLNNLEELAAGTDPNVADTDGDGHVDGADVFPLDEGEWADTDGDGHHDGIDVFPLDPSEWADNDGDGVGNNADTDDDNDGLPDDYELAHGLDPLDGSDAAIDSDGDTLTNLEEYALGTHPQRADTDGDGHNDNVDAFPLDASEWVDTDGDGIGNNADTDDDNDGLPDAYELQHGLDPLDAADATQDADGDGYSNMDEYLAGSDPSDPTSYPLPLKASLGAPLITHEWQTIELGAGYEDPLVILGPSTDYDPNRGTAQLRKVGAGGFELRFGEWGYQDGLHGTEQGRYLVVQPGRHYLPDGSVWEAGRLSVGADRQWQGRSFIHSFDGVPALFLTLQTSDSDVPLAVRVHSVSETGFVVALDAEEGLALPADSVEVLGYLAVYGASVGAVEVDGVPRDYQIAFAALSDQYTPLAGTELRLEEDQAADAETAHEREMVASLAFGHDVFAQAQTAFETDPAVLRRKGVEDSDGDGMRDLYELAHGFDPHDAGDAYGDADGDGYSNLDEYRAGSDPLDPASHPRALNLATGERLVNHSWTPHMLWGRYEQPVVILGPSTDYGHEPGVVQLEAVEPRRMHARFHMRYREWSYDDGRHVPERVGFLVAEQGRHAQADGSLWEAGRFELEGLGQWQMHEFAVPFEDVPQVYLTVQTTNGDQPVLVRVRDVTTRGFQAALYTEQARQDGGHPAEVIGYVAIYHSADNGKLPVGFRKKNYSLYRGELSDTGAVIGGAGLWLQEEQSADAETGHGTEAVNVLVLGREAFAQTVTTRDADPAVLRRACSWHITVLEQVDDALERGARRTQDDRLRQLFQGKWRDRFDDYLDRYRKPGHGNSGRHRANGC from the coding sequence ATGAATGGCTTGGGTTTGGGGCGCAAGGGCGGCCTGTGGGGGCGCGTGCTGCTGGTATTGGCCGTGGCGCTGTCACAGGTGTCCGCAGTGACGGCAGAAGAAACCGTCTGCGCCCAGGTAAAAATCGAGATCAAGCAGGAGCTGACCCTCGAGCGCCAGGCCTTCGACGCCCATATGCGCATCATCAACGGGCTGGACACCATCCCGCTGGAGAATATGGCGATCAACGTCACGTTCACCGACGAGAACGGCGATGCCGTGCTGGCCAGCTCCGATCCCGACGCCACCGACGCCAAGTTCTTCATCCGCATCGATTCCATGGAAGGCGTCGATAGCGTCACCGACGGCACCATCGCCGCCGGGGCCACCGCCGACATCCACTGGCTGATCATCCCCGCCCCCGGCGCCTCCGACGGCATCCCCAGCGGCAAGCTGTACTTCGCCGGCGCCAACCTGGAATACACCTTCGGCGGCGAGTCCCAGCGCACCGAGGTGGTACCCGACACCATCTATGTCAAACCCATGCCCCAGCTCACGCTGGATTACTTCCTTACCCAGGAGGTCTACGCCGACGACGCCTTCACCCCCGAGATCGAGCCCGCCGAGCCCTTCACCCTGGGCGTGCGCGTGGCCAACAACGGCACCGGCACCGCCCAGGCGCTGAAGATCGACTCCGCCCAGCCCAGGATCATCGAGAACGAGCAGGGTCTGCTGATCGGCTTCAAGATCCTCGACAGCCAGGTCAATGACCAGCCCTACGCCCCGACCCTGCTGGTGAACTTCGGCGATATCCCCGCCAACGACGCCTCGGTGGGCCGTTGGAACATGGTCACCACGCTTTCCGGCGAGTTCGTCGACTTCAGCGCCGAGTTCACCCACGCCGACGAGCTGGGCGGGGCGCTGACCTCGCTGCTGGACGCCACCAACACCCATTTCCTCATCCACGACGTGCTGGTGGACCTGCCCGGCCGCGACGGCGTGCGCGACTTCCTGGCCGACGACGGCGACGCCCTGCGGGTGTACGAATCCGACAACGTCGACACCGTGGTGGCTGATCACTCGGGCAGCGCCAGCCTGAGCTTCATGCGCAGCAGCGACGGCGACAGCTACTACACCCTGACAACCCCGCCCGAGGCCGGCTTCCTCTACGCCAAGCTGCCCGACCCCTTCAACGGCAGCAAGCGCATCAAGGCCGTGCTGCGCTCCGACGGCAAGCGCCTGGCCACGGCCAACGCCTGGCTGTCCAGAACCCGCCGCGACGACCAGGGCTGGGACCGTTACGTCAACCTGTTCGATGCCGCCACCGGCGGCAGCTACACGGTGATCTTCTCCGACCGGGCCGAAACGCCCCAGGCCCCGGTGCTGCAGTTCGTCGCCGACCGCACCACCCACGAGGGCAAGCCCCTGGGCTTTCTGGTGGAGGCCAGCGACCCCAACGGCACCACCCCCACGCTCACCGCCAGCGGCTTGCCGGAGGGGGCGAGCTTCGCCGATCAGGGCGACGGCAGCGGCCTGTTCCAGTGGACCCCGGCCGAAGGCCAGGCCGGCAGCTACCCGGTCAGCTTCACTGCCAGCGACGGGGCGCTCAGCGCCGAGCGCAGCGCCACCCTCACCGTCAATCCCGCCTGGGATACCGACGGCGACGGCATGGACGACGCCTGGGAGCTGGAGCACTTCGGCACCCTGGATCGCGACGGCACCGGCGACTTCGACGGCGATGGCATCTCGGATCTCGACGAATACCGCAACGGCACAGATCCCACCGCGGCCCCGGCGGACAACCTCCCCGGCGAGACCGGCGTGCTGCTGGCAGGCTCTGACTGGCAGCCGCTGAGCCTGGAGAATGCGGCCAGCGCCCCGGTGATCCTGCTGGGCGCGGCCTCGGCCTATGACGCCGAACCGGGTGTCGTGCAATTGCGCGGCAACACCACGGATGGCTATGAGCTGCGTTTTGCCGAATGGGCCTATCTCGATGGTGAGCACGCCCCCGAGACGGTGGCCTACCTGGCGCTGGAGCCGGGCCGCTACCGCCTGTCCGACGGCAGCACCTGGGAGGTGGGGCTGGTCTCCAGCGCCGCCCCGGGTGAGTGGCGCAGCCACGGCTTCGCCGAATCCTTCGGCGCTGCGCCCAGCGTGTTCCTGACCGCCCAGACTACGGCCAACGGCCAGCCGGTGTCCCTGCGGGCGCGCAATGTCAGCGCCGAGGGCTTCGAGTTGGGCCTGGTGCAGGAGTCCGGCAGCGCCCAGCCGGGCGTTGCCGAGCAGGTGGGTTATCTGGCCGTCTACAGCCCCAGCGGCAGCGGCCAGGCCACCGTCGGCGAGACCGCGCAGGACTACCAGCTGCACAGCGTGGCCATGGACCACACGGTGCAGAACCTGGCCGGCGCCAGCCTGTGGCTGCAGGAAGAGCAGGCCGACGACGACGAGCAGACCCACCTGGCCGAGACCGTGGCGGTGCTGAAGCTCGCCCGCGGCGTGTTCGCCCAGAGCAACAGCGTGGCCGAGGACGACCCGGCGGTGGTGCGCCGCCAGGGCCCGGCCGACTCCGACAATGATGGCCTGCCGGAGGTCTACGAGTACACCCAGGGTCTGGACCCCTACGATGCGGCCGACGCCGCCCTGGACCCGGATGGTGATTCGCTCACCAACCTCGCCGAGTACAACGCCGGCACCGATCCGCAGGTGGCCGACACCGACGGTGACGGCTACTTCGACGGGAGTGACGCCTTCCCGCTGGACGTCGCCGAGTGGCTGGACACCGACGGCGACGGCATCGGCGACAACACCGACGAGGACGACGACGGCGACGGCCTGCCCGACAGCTACGAGACCGCCCATGGCCTGGATCCGAAGGATGCCAGCGACGCGCTGCGCGACGCCGACGGCGATGGTCTCACCAGCCTGGCCGAGTACCAAACGGGCACTGACCCGAGCATGGCGGACACCGACGGCGACGGCAGCAACGACGGCAGCGACGCCTTCCCGCTGAATGCCGAGGAGTGGGCCGACACCGACGGTGACGGCACGGGCAATAATGCCGACACCGACGATGACAACGACGGCCTGACCGACGAGTACGAACTGGCCAATGGCATGGACCCGCTGGACGCGACCGACGCCGACGCCGATCTCGATGGCGATGGGCTCACCAGTCGCACCGAGGCGGAACTGGGCACCGACCCGACGGTGGCCGATACCGACGGCGACGGGGCCGTAGACGGTGCAGATGCCTTCCCGCTGAACCCCGCCGAGTGGCTGGACACCGACGGCGATGGCGTGGGCAACAACGCCGATGCGGACGACGACAACGACACCCTGCCGGATGCCTACGAGCTGGCCGAGGGCCTGGATCCGCTGGACCCCAGCGATGCCCAGGCCGACCCGGACGGCGACGGGCTCACCAGTGTCCAGGAGATGGCTCTGGGCACCAAACCGCTGACCGCCGACACCGACGGCGACGGCTACACCGACGGCATCGACGTCTTCCCGCTGAACCCCTCCGAGTGGGCGGACAACGACCAGGACGGCATCGGCAACAATGCCGATACCGACGACGACAACGACGGGCTCAGCGACGCCTACGAGGCCGCCCACGGCATGGACCCCTACGATGCGGGGGATGCCGGCGCGGACCTGGACGGCGATGGCCTCACCAGCCTGGAGGAGTTCCAGCGCGGCACCCACCCGACCAAGGCCGACACCGACGGTGACGGCCACCACGACGGGCTGGACGTCTTCCCGCTGGATGAAACCGAATGGCTGGACACCGACGGCGACGGCATCGGCAACAACGCCGATACCGACGACGACGGTGACGGCCTGCCGGATGCCTACGAGAGCGCCAACGGCCTCGACCCGTTGGACGCGGCCGATGCCACGGCCGACCCGGACGGCGACACCCTGGACAACACCACCGAGTACCAGCGTGGCACCGATCCGCAGCGGGCGGACACCGACGGCGACGGCCATAACGACAACGTCGACGCCTTCCCGCTGGACGAGGCGGAGTGGGGCGACAACGACGGCGACGGTACCGGCGATAACGCCGACGCCGACGACGACAACGACGGCCTGCCCGATACCTACGAGACCGCCCACGGGCTGGACCCGCTGGATGCCGCCGACGCCACCGCCGATGGCGACAGCGACGGCCTGAACAACCTGGAGGAGCTGGCCGCGGGCACCGACCCCAACGTCGCCGACACCGACGGCGACGGCCACGTCGACGGCGCCGATGTCTTCCCGCTCGACGAGGGCGAGTGGGCGGACACCGACGGCGACGGGCACCACGATGGCATCGACGTCTTCCCGCTGGATCCCTCCGAGTGGGCCGACAACGACGGCGACGGCGTGGGTAACAACGCCGATACCGACGATGACAACGACGGCCTGCCGGACGACTACGAGCTGGCCCACGGCCTGGATCCCCTCGACGGTTCGGATGCCGCCATCGACAGCGACGGCGACACCCTGACCAACCTGGAGGAATACGCCCTGGGTACGCACCCGCAGCGGGCGGACACCGACGGCGACGGCCATAACGACAACGTCGACGCCTTCCCGCTGGACGCCTCCGAGTGGGTGGATACCGACGGCGATGGCATCGGCAACAACGCCGACACGGACGATGATAACGACGGCCTGCCCGACGCCTACGAGCTGCAACACGGCCTGGACCCGTTGGATGCCGCCGATGCCACCCAGGACGCCGATGGCGACGGCTACAGCAACATGGACGAGTACCTGGCCGGCTCCGACCCCTCGGACCCCACCAGCTACCCGTTGCCGCTGAAGGCCAGCCTGGGCGCGCCGCTGATCACCCACGAGTGGCAGACGATCGAGCTGGGCGCGGGCTACGAGGATCCGCTGGTGATCCTGGGCCCGAGCACCGACTACGACCCCAACCGCGGCACCGCCCAGCTGCGCAAGGTCGGCGCGGGTGGCTTCGAGCTGCGCTTTGGGGAGTGGGGCTACCAGGACGGCCTGCACGGCACCGAGCAGGGGCGTTATCTGGTGGTGCAGCCGGGCCGGCATTACCTGCCCGACGGCAGTGTGTGGGAAGCCGGCCGACTCTCAGTGGGCGCGGATCGCCAGTGGCAGGGCCGCAGCTTCATCCACAGCTTCGACGGCGTGCCTGCGCTGTTCCTCACCCTGCAGACCAGCGACAGCGATGTGCCGCTGGCGGTGCGGGTGCATAGCGTGAGCGAGACCGGCTTCGTGGTCGCGCTGGACGCCGAGGAAGGCTTGGCGCTGCCGGCCGACAGCGTCGAGGTGCTGGGGTATCTGGCGGTATACGGCGCCAGTGTCGGCGCGGTGGAGGTCGACGGCGTGCCGCGCGATTACCAGATCGCGTTCGCCGCCCTGAGCGACCAGTACACCCCGCTGGCCGGCACCGAGCTGCGGCTGGAAGAAGACCAGGCCGCGGATGCCGAGACGGCGCACGAGCGCGAGATGGTCGCCAGCCTGGCCTTCGGGCATGACGTCTTCGCCCAGGCCCAGACCGCCTTCGAGACGGACCCGGCGGTGCTGCGGCGCAAGGGCGTGGAGGACTCCGACGGTGATGGCATGCGCGACCTCTACGAGCTGGCCCACGGCTTCGATCCCCACGACGCCGGCGACGCCTACGGTGACGCCGACGGCGACGGCTACAGCAACCTGGACGAGTACCGGGCCGGCAGTGATCCGCTGGATCCGGCCAGCCACCCGCGGGCGCTGAACCTGGCCACCGGCGAGCGGCTGGTGAACCACAGCTGGACGCCGCACATGCTCTGGGGCCGCTACGAGCAGCCGGTGGTGATCCTCGGCCCCAGCACCGACTACGGCCACGAGCCGGGGGTGGTGCAGCTGGAGGCTGTGGAGCCGCGGCGCATGCATGCCCGCTTCCACATGCGCTACCGCGAGTGGAGCTATGACGATGGCCGTCACGTGCCCGAGCGGGTCGGCTTCCTGGTCGCCGAGCAGGGTCGCCACGCGCAGGCCGACGGTAGCCTCTGGGAGGCCGGGCGCTTCGAGCTCGAGGGCCTGGGCCAGTGGCAGATGCATGAGTTTGCCGTGCCCTTCGAAGACGTGCCCCAGGTCTATCTCACCGTGCAGACAACCAACGGCGACCAGCCGGTGCTGGTGCGGGTGCGCGACGTCACCACCCGCGGCTTCCAGGCGGCGCTGTACACCGAGCAGGCCCGGCAAGACGGCGGGCATCCGGCCGAGGTGATCGGGTATGTCGCGATCTATCACAGTGCGGACAACGGCAAGCTGCCGGTCGGTTTCCGCAAGAAAAACTACAGCCTGTACCGGGGCGAGCTGAGCGACACGGGGGCGGTCATCGGTGGCGCCGGGCTGTGGTTGCAGGAGGAGCAGTCGGCGGATGCGGAAACCGGCCACGGCACCGAGGCCGTCAATGTCCTGGTGCTCGGCCGGGAGGCCTTCGCCCAGACCGTCACCACCCGAGACGCCGACCCGGCGGTTCTGCGCCGAGCCTGTAGCTGGCACATCACCGTGCTGGAGCAGGTGGATGACGCGCTGGAGCGGGGTGCCAGGCGGACGCAGGATGACAGGCTGCGCCAGTTGTTCCAGGGCAAGTGGCGTGACCGCTTCGACGACTACCTGGATCGCTACCGCAAGCCCGGTCACGGCAATAGCGGCCGCCATCGGGCGAACGGCTGCTAG